One region of Desulforamulus hydrothermalis Lam5 = DSM 18033 genomic DNA includes:
- a CDS encoding 2-oxoacid:acceptor oxidoreductase family protein, with product MLQEILIAGFGGQGVLSTGQLLAYAGMLENKQVAWIPSYGPEMRGGTANCGVTISDEPISSPLVTEPTTLIVMNRPSLEKFEPAVVPGGLILINASLVDRQVKRNDVQVMEIHANQIAEELGNVKVANNVILGALIELTGIVSVESVVESLKKVLPARRHNMIPVNRQALEKGAQLAREMKK from the coding sequence ATGTTGCAGGAAATTTTAATTGCAGGCTTTGGTGGCCAGGGGGTTCTTTCTACCGGCCAGTTGCTGGCTTACGCAGGGATGCTGGAAAACAAGCAGGTGGCCTGGATTCCTTCCTACGGCCCGGAAATGCGAGGCGGTACCGCCAACTGTGGGGTGACTATATCTGACGAGCCGATCAGCTCACCCCTGGTTACCGAGCCTACCACATTAATTGTGATGAACCGCCCGTCTTTGGAAAAGTTTGAGCCGGCGGTGGTACCCGGCGGTTTGATTTTAATCAATGCTTCATTGGTTGACCGGCAGGTAAAGCGAAATGATGTTCAAGTAATGGAAATACACGCCAACCAAATTGCTGAAGAGCTTGGCAACGTTAAAGTGGCCAACAATGTGATCCTTGGTGCTTTGATTGAATTAACCGGCATTGTATCCGTTGAGTCGGTGGTGGAATCACTGAAAAAGGTTTTGCCGGCCAGACGTCATAATATGATCCCGGTTAACCGGCAGGCCCTGGAAAAGGGCGCTCAGTTAGCCAGGGAAATGAAAAAATAA
- the xerD gene encoding site-specific tyrosine recombinase XerD, with protein MERWLEEFIHYLAVERGLAQNTLASYRIDLNQYINYLKKQGVTSPPLMERNHILAYLYKLQKEGKAPATVSRYLAAIKHFNRFLLAEGAITEDHTAGLESPKLAQRLPKVLSTAEVETLLSQPQLADPAGIRDKAMLELLYATGIRVSELVSLNLQDVDLDMGYIRCFGKGSKERIIPLGSVAAHYVREYLARSRVKLTRGKAEHPALFVNIQGRRLTRQGFWKIIKKYAREGKIDKHITPHTLRHSFATHLLENGADLRAVQEMLGHADISTTQIYTHLTKIRLREVYTNAHPRA; from the coding sequence ATGGAACGCTGGTTGGAAGAATTTATCCATTACCTGGCAGTGGAGAGGGGTCTGGCCCAAAATACATTAGCCTCCTATCGTATAGACCTCAATCAGTATATCAATTACTTAAAAAAGCAAGGGGTTACATCACCGCCCCTGATGGAACGCAATCATATCTTAGCGTACCTGTATAAATTACAAAAAGAAGGGAAGGCGCCTGCCACCGTTTCACGTTATTTGGCAGCCATCAAGCATTTTAACCGTTTTTTGCTGGCTGAAGGGGCAATTACGGAAGACCATACGGCCGGTCTGGAATCTCCCAAGTTGGCGCAGCGGCTGCCCAAGGTACTTTCTACGGCGGAAGTGGAAACGCTGCTCAGCCAGCCACAGTTGGCAGATCCGGCGGGGATCAGGGATAAGGCTATGTTGGAGCTGCTTTACGCCACAGGTATCCGGGTTTCTGAACTGGTATCCTTAAATCTGCAGGATGTGGATTTAGATATGGGATATATCCGCTGTTTTGGCAAAGGATCCAAAGAACGAATTATTCCGCTGGGTTCTGTGGCGGCTCATTATGTACGGGAATACCTGGCCAGGTCAAGGGTCAAACTAACTAGAGGGAAAGCCGAGCACCCGGCCTTGTTTGTTAATATACAGGGCAGGCGCTTAACCCGGCAGGGTTTTTGGAAAATTATCAAAAAGTACGCCCGGGAAGGGAAAATTGATAAACATATAACACCTCACACCTTAAGACATTCCTTTGCCACCCATCTGTTGGAAAATGGCGCAGACCTGCGGGCGGTGCAGGAGATGTTGGGCCATGCTGATATATCTACCACCCAGATTTATACCCACCTAACCAAGATCAGGCTGCGGGAGGTATACACTAACGCTCACCCGAGAGCTTAA
- a CDS encoding phosphopentomutase has product MTQAKVNRVTLIVLDSVGIGELPDAAEYGDQGSNTLANVARAVGGLKLPNLGRLGLGNIHPILGVPAVGDPLGAYGKMAEASKGKDTTTGHWEMAGIILERPFPTYPQGFPPEIIAALEKRIGRRVLGNVVASGTQIIEELGQEHMATGYPIVYTSADSVFQVAAHEEIIPVPELYRICEIARQLLDGEHRVGRVIARPFVGQPGSFKRTANRHDYAVPPPTPNILTVLQQAGIKTMGVGKIYDIFAGVGVAESYKTKDNMDGVEQTVNLMKKCPSGLIFANLVEYDSVYGHRNDPSGYARALEDFDRRLPEIMAAMLPEEVLILTADHGCDPTTASTDHSREYVPLLVYGQPVKGGSNLGIRSSFSDVAATLADFFGLSFHVGTSFAEQVLRRGGN; this is encoded by the coding sequence TTGACTCAAGCAAAAGTAAACAGGGTTACTTTGATTGTTTTGGACAGTGTGGGCATCGGAGAACTGCCGGATGCTGCAGAGTATGGCGATCAAGGAAGCAACACCCTGGCCAATGTGGCCAGGGCGGTAGGAGGATTAAAACTGCCCAACCTGGGGCGGCTGGGGCTGGGCAATATCCATCCTATCTTAGGGGTGCCTGCGGTTGGCGACCCCCTGGGAGCCTACGGCAAAATGGCCGAAGCATCCAAAGGGAAAGATACTACCACCGGACACTGGGAGATGGCAGGCATTATTCTGGAGCGGCCTTTTCCCACTTATCCCCAGGGTTTCCCGCCGGAAATAATTGCTGCTTTGGAAAAAAGAATCGGCCGGCGGGTACTGGGCAATGTGGTGGCATCCGGCACCCAAATCATTGAGGAGCTGGGACAAGAGCACATGGCTACCGGCTACCCCATTGTTTATACCTCGGCAGACAGTGTATTTCAGGTGGCAGCACATGAAGAAATTATCCCCGTACCCGAGCTTTACCGGATATGTGAAATTGCCAGGCAACTGTTGGACGGTGAACACAGGGTGGGCAGGGTGATTGCCCGTCCCTTTGTGGGGCAGCCCGGCTCCTTTAAAAGAACCGCCAACCGGCATGATTACGCTGTACCGCCGCCAACCCCCAATATTTTGACGGTGCTGCAGCAAGCAGGCATTAAAACCATGGGGGTTGGCAAAATTTACGATATATTTGCCGGCGTAGGAGTGGCGGAAAGTTATAAAACCAAAGACAACATGGACGGCGTTGAGCAAACCGTAAATTTAATGAAAAAATGCCCGTCAGGTCTGATTTTTGCTAATCTGGTGGAATATGATTCGGTTTACGGCCACCGTAACGACCCGTCAGGCTACGCCCGGGCTTTGGAGGATTTTGACCGCAGATTGCCGGAGATAATGGCTGCCATGCTGCCGGAGGAGGTATTAATCCTGACGGCGGATCATGGTTGTGATCCTACCACCGCAAGTACCGACCATAGCCGGGAATATGTTCCCTTGCTGGTATACGGGCAGCCGGTCAAGGGCGGCAGCAATCTGGGCATCCGAAGTTCATTCAGCGACGTGGCAGCAACCCTGGCTGATTTCTTTGGATTGTCTTTTCATGTAGGAACCAGCTTTGCTGAACAGGTGCTAAGGCGGGGAGGCAACTAA
- a CDS encoding DUF3866 family protein, producing MIRTRLGVVKEITGTRKGLTECLVEAAGEIQRAVNYDELTGQLQAGDQVLLNTTAVYKKLGTGGFHFVMANLSRPEKEVQPAGHIMKMRYSPCQVKVLSVEDPDSPHAAVMQQTDSLDGTPVIIGTLHSMLAPAAAALKKLGGGRLQVAYLMTDGAALPLPLSKLVDELKAKGLIQQTVTCGHAFGGDLEAINIYTGLFACKAVAGADVIIAAMGPGIVGSGSRYGFTGVEQGEIINAVNILGGRPIAIPRLSFADARPRHRGISHHTRTALGRIALTKATVTLPKLAPDKMETVLQQLEASGISQKHQIAVLDAQPALAALQEYNLQVTTMGRGVTEDPEFFLAAGAAGIYAADILSGSKSADSTI from the coding sequence TTGATTCGCACTCGTTTGGGGGTTGTCAAAGAGATTACCGGCACCAGAAAAGGTCTTACGGAATGCCTGGTGGAAGCGGCCGGTGAAATTCAGCGGGCGGTAAATTATGATGAACTTACCGGGCAGTTGCAAGCGGGTGATCAGGTATTGTTAAACACCACCGCTGTTTATAAAAAACTGGGTACCGGCGGCTTTCACTTTGTAATGGCAAATTTGTCCAGGCCGGAAAAAGAGGTGCAGCCGGCGGGGCATATTATGAAGATGCGCTACAGCCCTTGCCAGGTCAAGGTGCTGTCAGTGGAAGACCCGGACAGCCCTCATGCCGCCGTCATGCAACAAACTGACTCGCTGGACGGCACGCCGGTAATTATAGGTACCTTGCACAGCATGCTGGCGCCGGCGGCGGCAGCCCTTAAAAAGCTGGGGGGCGGCAGGTTGCAAGTGGCGTACTTGATGACTGACGGAGCGGCCCTTCCTTTACCGCTGTCCAAGCTGGTTGATGAACTAAAGGCAAAAGGGCTGATACAGCAAACCGTTACCTGCGGCCATGCCTTTGGCGGCGATCTGGAAGCCATCAATATTTATACCGGTTTGTTTGCTTGCAAAGCGGTGGCCGGGGCGGATGTAATCATTGCTGCCATGGGTCCGGGCATTGTGGGCAGCGGTTCCCGTTACGGCTTTACCGGGGTTGAACAGGGGGAGATTATCAATGCTGTGAACATCCTGGGTGGCCGTCCCATTGCCATTCCCCGTCTTAGCTTTGCGGATGCCCGGCCCAGGCACCGGGGCATCAGTCACCACACCCGCACCGCCCTCGGCCGCATAGCCTTAACGAAAGCAACCGTAACTTTGCCCAAATTAGCACCGGACAAAATGGAGACAGTGCTGCAGCAATTAGAAGCAAGCGGCATCAGTCAAAAGCACCAAATTGCCGTGCTGGATGCACAACCGGCTCTGGCAGCCCTGCAGGAATACAACCTGCAAGTTACCACCATGGGCAGGGGAGTCACAGAGGACCCCGAGTTTTTCCTGGCCGCCGGGGCAGCCGGCATATATGCCGCGGACATATTATCAGGCAGCAAATCGGCCGATTCAACAATTTAA
- a CDS encoding D-alanyl-D-alanine carboxypeptidase family protein produces the protein MQPKFKYILIIICLLLSAIFALSTALAAPASQNQPKSVNQASQGDQSAAASLETTAATAVLTDYLSGQILYDKNMHQPRPMASVTKLMTMLLICEAEAQGKIKLTDKVAVSEHAAGMGGSQVFLEPGEEMTAKELLISIATGSANDASVAMAEQVAGSEEAFVAMMNDKAKEMGLKNTHFANPTGLPAENHYTSAYDMAQILRECLRYPLFREVSAIYEYDLRGGEFKLWNTNKLLKWYPGADAGKTGWTNEAGYCLAATAKRDGLRLISVVLGCPMPRTHFQETIKIFNYGFARYKAVNLAEAGQVVKEIPVGKGEVEKVPVITKEPVGLVVPKGQEKSVRGKINLPEMINAPVQKGQTVGSYVLIKDGREVLKVDLVAGREVKKASPLQLLNDMLNRVYSLD, from the coding sequence ATGCAACCAAAGTTTAAGTATATCTTGATCATTATCTGTCTGTTATTATCGGCAATTTTTGCTTTATCAACCGCCCTGGCCGCTCCGGCAAGCCAAAATCAACCTAAGTCGGTTAACCAGGCAAGCCAGGGTGATCAATCAGCTGCCGCTTCGCTGGAGACTACGGCGGCTACTGCTGTTTTAACGGATTATTTGTCGGGGCAGATTTTATATGATAAAAATATGCATCAGCCCAGGCCCATGGCCAGTGTTACCAAGCTGATGACCATGCTGTTGATTTGTGAAGCAGAGGCCCAGGGGAAAATTAAATTGACAGACAAAGTGGCAGTCAGTGAGCATGCTGCCGGAATGGGCGGTTCCCAGGTCTTTTTGGAGCCGGGAGAGGAAATGACCGCCAAGGAATTATTAATTTCCATCGCAACCGGTTCAGCCAACGATGCCAGTGTGGCCATGGCTGAACAGGTGGCCGGGTCGGAGGAAGCCTTTGTGGCTATGATGAACGATAAAGCTAAAGAAATGGGACTGAAAAACACCCATTTTGCCAACCCCACCGGCTTACCGGCAGAAAACCACTATACTTCTGCCTACGACATGGCTCAAATTTTGCGCGAGTGTTTAAGATATCCTTTATTCCGGGAAGTTTCCGCCATTTATGAGTATGACCTGCGGGGCGGCGAATTTAAACTTTGGAATACCAATAAGCTTCTCAAGTGGTATCCCGGCGCGGATGCCGGCAAAACCGGCTGGACCAACGAAGCCGGCTACTGCCTGGCGGCCACTGCCAAACGGGACGGTTTGCGCTTGATTTCGGTAGTGCTGGGCTGTCCCATGCCGCGTACGCATTTCCAGGAAACCATTAAAATCTTTAACTACGGCTTTGCCAGATATAAGGCGGTTAACCTGGCGGAAGCAGGACAGGTGGTAAAGGAAATTCCGGTGGGCAAGGGAGAGGTTGAAAAAGTGCCGGTAATTACTAAGGAGCCGGTTGGTCTGGTGGTACCCAAAGGGCAGGAGAAATCTGTCCGGGGTAAAATCAACCTGCCGGAAATGATTAACGCTCCTGTGCAAAAGGGGCAGACCGTTGGCAGTTATGTATTAATCAAAGACGGCCGGGAGGTGCTCAAGGTAGATTTAGTGGCAGGCCGGGAAGTCAAAAAAGCTTCGCCCCTGCAGTTGTTAAATGACATGCTGAACAGGGTGTACAGTTTGGATTAA
- a CDS encoding pyrimidine-nucleoside phosphorylase, translating into MRMVDLILKKRRGQELTAEEINFFINGYTQGEIPDYQAAAFLMAAFFQGLSPRETGDLTMAMANSGEQADLSAIPGIKVDKHSTGGVGDKTTLILGPLVAAAGVPVAKMSGRGLGHTGGTIDKLSSVPGFQVNLDNRRFLRQVKDIKLAVVAQTGHLAPADKKLYALRDVTATVDSIPLIAASVMSKKIAAGADAIVLDVKVGSGAFMKNPEAAFTLAGTMVDIGCRVGRQTVALVTDMDQPLGNAIGNALEVKEAIDTLKGQGPQDLRRLCLSLGSEMIMLAGQAADFATAHSRLSQILDSGLALAKFKEFINAQGGNGQIVDQYELLPQAPVVYAVAAATAGYVEAIQAEQIGLAAMQLGAGRATKEAAVDLAVGVVLRKKVGDRVNTGEPLCDIHARDEESARRAENIIRQAYTIGNQAPEKRKLILGKVTGAGRYEF; encoded by the coding sequence ATGCGAATGGTTGACCTTATACTTAAAAAAAGACGGGGGCAGGAACTGACTGCCGAAGAAATAAATTTTTTCATTAATGGTTATACCCAGGGAGAGATACCGGATTATCAAGCAGCGGCTTTTTTGATGGCGGCTTTTTTTCAGGGATTATCTCCCCGGGAAACCGGCGATTTAACCATGGCCATGGCTAATTCCGGTGAACAGGCGGATTTATCGGCCATACCCGGCATTAAGGTGGACAAACATTCCACCGGCGGCGTAGGGGATAAAACTACTTTAATTTTAGGGCCGCTGGTGGCAGCTGCCGGGGTGCCGGTGGCTAAAATGTCCGGCCGCGGCCTGGGACATACCGGTGGCACCATTGACAAGCTGTCGTCTGTTCCGGGGTTTCAGGTGAACCTGGACAACCGGCGTTTTCTCCGGCAAGTAAAAGACATTAAGCTGGCGGTGGTGGCCCAAACCGGGCACTTAGCCCCGGCAGATAAAAAGCTTTATGCCCTGCGGGATGTTACCGCTACTGTAGACAGCATTCCCTTAATAGCAGCTTCTGTAATGAGCAAAAAAATTGCCGCCGGTGCAGATGCCATAGTGCTGGATGTAAAGGTGGGCAGCGGTGCCTTTATGAAAAATCCTGAGGCAGCCTTTACCCTGGCCGGCACCATGGTGGATATCGGCTGCCGGGTCGGACGCCAAACCGTGGCGCTGGTTACTGATATGGACCAGCCCCTGGGCAATGCTATAGGCAACGCTTTGGAGGTTAAGGAAGCTATTGACACCTTGAAGGGTCAGGGGCCGCAGGATTTGCGCCGCTTGTGCTTAAGCCTGGGCAGTGAAATGATCATGCTGGCGGGTCAGGCAGCTGATTTTGCAACCGCCCACAGCCGCCTGAGCCAGATCCTGGACAGTGGTTTAGCCTTAGCCAAATTTAAAGAGTTTATCAATGCCCAGGGTGGTAACGGGCAAATTGTTGACCAATACGAGTTGTTGCCCCAAGCCCCGGTTGTTTATGCTGTGGCTGCTGCGACGGCTGGCTATGTAGAAGCTATTCAAGCGGAACAAATCGGCCTGGCGGCCATGCAGCTGGGGGCCGGACGGGCTACTAAAGAGGCAGCCGTTGATTTAGCGGTGGGCGTAGTGTTGCGTAAAAAAGTAGGTGACCGGGTGAATACGGGCGAGCCCCTTTGTGATATTCATGCCCGGGATGAGGAAAGTGCACGCCGGGCGGAGAATATCATCCGCCAGGCTTACACTATCGGCAACCAGGCACCTGAAAAAAGAAAGCTTATCCTTGGCAAAGTAACCGGTGCAGGCAGATATGAATTCTGA
- a CDS encoding alpha/beta-type small acid-soluble spore protein: MTQQLTNMNLPYDLIKGAAFSGLVPRELVPYVKPALTEFRNEMAAELGMPDYARIDKGELPSRRNGEVGGGMTKKMVAFAEAVLAWHYKNRCLLKE; this comes from the coding sequence ATGACGCAACAGTTAACCAACATGAATTTGCCCTATGATTTAATTAAAGGCGCTGCTTTTTCCGGTTTGGTCCCCCGGGAATTGGTACCCTATGTAAAACCCGCTCTGACAGAATTCCGCAATGAAATGGCTGCCGAATTAGGAATGCCCGATTATGCCCGGATTGATAAAGGAGAGCTGCCAAGTCGGCGTAACGGGGAAGTGGGCGGCGGCATGACTAAAAAAATGGTGGCTTTTGCTGAAGCAGTGCTGGCTTGGCATTATAAAAACAGATGCCTGCTCAAGGAATAA
- a CDS encoding M20/M25/M40 family metallo-hydrolase has product MVNKERIIQEFLQLVQVDSESGAERQLADLLKEKLTDLGLAVDEDEAGNFIEVGRRTGNLIATLPANGGAGPLLLLSAHMDTVKPGRGVRPRRANGIIASAGDTVLGSDDKAGITAILECLRVIQEEKIAHGGIQVVFTIAEEIGLVGAKNLDYSRIKARLGFVLDSGGPPGEIIIKAPTQYSFTATVKGKAAHAGIAPEQGINAIVVAAHAIAGMRVGRIDRDTTANIGLLNSGVATNIVPEQAVVQGEARSIDPVKAEEQIQHMVDEFNKAAAKFGATAEVEVVKEYDAFNLSPDALPVRIARQAAEKLGLKPLLGQTGGGSDANIFNGRGIVCANLGIGMSKVHTTEEFISEENLVTNAQLMVEIVKTAQQTKE; this is encoded by the coding sequence TTGGTAAATAAAGAAAGAATAATCCAGGAATTTTTGCAGCTGGTACAGGTGGATAGCGAATCCGGGGCAGAAAGACAGTTAGCCGACCTGCTCAAGGAAAAGCTGACCGACCTGGGACTGGCGGTAGATGAAGATGAAGCGGGCAATTTTATTGAAGTGGGCCGGCGGACCGGCAACCTTATAGCCACCCTGCCGGCCAACGGCGGAGCCGGTCCGCTTTTATTGCTGTCAGCCCACATGGATACAGTCAAACCCGGCCGGGGAGTGCGGCCCCGGCGGGCAAACGGGATTATTGCTTCAGCGGGAGATACTGTTTTAGGTTCGGATGATAAAGCAGGCATTACGGCCATCTTAGAATGTTTGCGGGTTATTCAGGAAGAAAAAATTGCTCACGGCGGTATCCAGGTGGTCTTTACCATAGCGGAGGAGATCGGCCTGGTGGGTGCCAAAAATTTAGATTACAGCCGTATCAAAGCCCGGTTGGGCTTTGTGCTGGACAGCGGCGGGCCGCCGGGAGAAATTATCATCAAAGCTCCTACCCAGTACAGCTTTACCGCCACTGTCAAGGGGAAAGCAGCCCATGCCGGTATTGCTCCGGAACAGGGCATCAATGCCATTGTGGTGGCTGCCCATGCCATTGCCGGTATGCGGGTGGGCCGCATTGACCGGGATACTACTGCCAACATCGGTTTGCTGAACAGCGGTGTTGCCACCAATATTGTGCCGGAACAGGCTGTCGTTCAAGGGGAGGCCCGCAGTATCGATCCTGTTAAAGCAGAGGAACAAATTCAACACATGGTGGATGAATTTAACAAAGCGGCAGCAAAGTTTGGTGCTACCGCCGAGGTCGAAGTAGTAAAAGAATACGATGCCTTTAATTTAAGCCCGGACGCCCTGCCGGTGCGGATAGCCAGGCAGGCGGCAGAGAAGCTCGGTCTTAAGCCGTTGTTGGGACAAACCGGAGGCGGCAGTGACGCCAACATTTTTAACGGCCGGGGTATTGTTTGTGCGAATTTAGGCATTGGCATGTCTAAAGTGCATACAACAGAAGAATTTATCAGTGAAGAAAACCTGGTAACAAATGCCCAATTAATGGTTGAAATCGTTAAAACAGCCCAGCAGACAAAGGAGTAA
- a CDS encoding DUF441 domain-containing protein — MTRGNIFLLILLFMGFAADSGLLATAACILLILKLSRLNRVITIIERRGLEVGLIFLMLSVLVPLANDHLIYRDLLITTLSPQGILALIGGALATHMNGEGLKLLKLDPQLIFGMVIGSLIGIIFLGGIPIGPLMAAGLAALFLEVIYWLK, encoded by the coding sequence GTGACCAGGGGCAATATATTTTTGTTAATACTGCTGTTCATGGGATTTGCCGCCGATTCCGGTTTGCTGGCCACAGCCGCTTGTATTTTATTGATTTTAAAATTAAGCCGGTTGAACAGAGTTATCACTATCATTGAACGCCGTGGCCTGGAAGTGGGGTTAATCTTTTTAATGTTATCGGTACTGGTTCCGCTGGCCAACGATCATCTTATCTACCGGGACCTGCTAATAACCACCCTGTCACCCCAGGGCATCCTGGCTTTAATTGGCGGCGCCCTGGCCACTCACATGAATGGCGAAGGCCTGAAACTGCTTAAATTAGACCCGCAATTAATTTTTGGCATGGTAATCGGTTCTCTCATCGGTATTATTTTTTTGGGCGGCATTCCCATCGGGCCGTTAATGGCTGCCGGCTTAGCAGCTTTGTTCCTGGAAGTTATTTACTGGTTAAAATAA
- the spoIIAA gene encoding anti-sigma F factor antagonist, whose product MHLDMEYQQETLLVRLGGDLDLGVADQLRKTLDNQLDEKKIKNLILNLNRVTFIDSSGLGVILGRYKRLANQGGKVILVGAQPQVKRILELSGLLQIMEDYPDEPKALSKIV is encoded by the coding sequence ATGCATTTAGATATGGAATATCAACAGGAAACCTTGCTGGTTCGCCTGGGAGGAGATTTAGACCTGGGTGTGGCCGATCAATTGCGTAAAACTTTAGATAATCAATTAGATGAAAAAAAAATAAAAAATTTAATTTTAAATTTAAACCGGGTAACCTTTATCGACAGTTCCGGTTTAGGGGTAATTTTAGGACGATACAAGCGTTTGGCTAATCAAGGAGGTAAAGTTATCCTGGTGGGGGCACAACCGCAGGTGAAAAGAATATTAGAGCTGTCCGGCCTGCTGCAGATTATGGAAGATTATCCTGACGAGCCCAAGGCATTGAGCAAGATTGTTTAA
- a CDS encoding thiamine pyrophosphate-dependent enzyme, with protein MTKVIFKRPQALTDKQFHYCPGCTHGIIHRLVAEVIDEMNIRDNTVGVCPVGCAVFAYDYFNLDMFQAAHGRAPAVATGIKRSLPDRMVFTYQGDGDLASIGTAEIVHAAARGEKITTIFVNNAVYGMTGGQMAPTTLPGQKTTTTPGGRQKETAGLPVKVSEMLATLDGAAYIARVSVHDPKHIMQAKMAIRKAFAVQQAGLGFALVEVLSTCPTNWGLTPKEALKWLADNMIPYYPLGVYKEPAEVK; from the coding sequence ATGACCAAAGTAATATTTAAGCGACCGCAAGCCCTGACAGACAAGCAATTTCACTATTGTCCCGGCTGCACTCACGGTATTATTCACCGGCTGGTGGCTGAAGTAATTGATGAAATGAATATCCGGGATAATACTGTGGGCGTTTGTCCGGTTGGTTGTGCGGTATTTGCTTATGATTATTTTAACCTGGATATGTTTCAGGCCGCCCATGGCCGTGCGCCTGCGGTGGCCACCGGGATTAAGCGCTCGCTGCCCGATCGTATGGTGTTTACCTACCAGGGGGACGGTGACCTGGCTTCCATTGGTACGGCTGAAATTGTTCATGCGGCTGCCCGGGGTGAAAAAATAACCACCATTTTTGTAAATAATGCTGTTTACGGTATGACCGGCGGTCAAATGGCCCCTACCACACTGCCCGGTCAAAAGACCACCACCACACCCGGCGGACGCCAAAAGGAGACAGCCGGGCTGCCTGTTAAGGTTTCCGAAATGCTGGCTACCCTGGACGGGGCCGCTTATATTGCCAGGGTTTCGGTGCACGACCCCAAGCATATTATGCAGGCCAAGATGGCTATTCGCAAAGCCTTTGCAGTACAGCAAGCCGGCCTGGGCTTCGCCCTGGTGGAGGTTCTTTCCACCTGTCCCACCAACTGGGGATTAACCCCTAAAGAGGCGTTAAAGTGGCTGGCAGACAACATGATCCCGTACTACCCTCTCGGTGTGTACAAAGAACCGGCGGAGGTGAAGTAA
- the spoIIM gene encoding stage II sporulation protein M — translation MAKGIKNMWKASWRDSWPVYLLGLATLLAGLCFGCWGAYHLDGSQAGRLSVLIDSFVNQAGSMTVDRQQAVKNAIANNLFLVGLFYLLGLTVIGMPAVLVLLSARGFSLGFTIGFLTRDKVGEGMVIALASVMPQNVLFIPAIYLAGVAALSFSWLLIKRLLDSKQPVLPGLLGYHVLMLVVCCIAAAAGLVEAFVTPDLTRAAINLLIK, via the coding sequence TTGGCTAAAGGTATTAAAAACATGTGGAAAGCCTCCTGGCGTGACAGTTGGCCAGTTTATTTACTGGGCTTGGCAACCTTGCTGGCAGGTCTTTGCTTTGGCTGCTGGGGTGCTTATCATTTGGATGGCTCTCAGGCCGGCCGGCTGTCAGTGCTTATAGACAGTTTTGTTAACCAGGCGGGCAGCATGACCGTGGATCGCCAGCAGGCGGTGAAAAACGCCATTGCCAACAACCTTTTTTTGGTGGGCCTGTTTTATTTGCTTGGCTTAACCGTAATAGGCATGCCGGCTGTTCTGGTCCTGCTGTCGGCCAGGGGTTTTTCCCTGGGCTTTACCATTGGGTTTCTTACCCGAGATAAGGTGGGAGAAGGCATGGTGATAGCTCTGGCTTCAGTGATGCCGCAAAATGTCTTATTTATTCCCGCCATCTACCTGGCCGGTGTGGCAGCTTTGTCTTTTTCCTGGCTTCTTATAAAAAGGTTGCTTGATTCCAAGCAGCCGGTGCTGCCGGGACTGTTGGGTTATCATGTGCTAATGCTGGTGGTTTGCTGTATTGCCGCAGCGGCCGGTCTGGTGGAAGCCTTTGTAACGCCCGACCTTACCAGGGCTGCGATAAATCTGTTAATTAAATAA